A portion of the Magnolia sinica isolate HGM2019 chromosome 17, MsV1, whole genome shotgun sequence genome contains these proteins:
- the LOC131230530 gene encoding protein SMALL AUXIN UP-REGULATED RNA 12-like, with translation MSWIKKASILKLASRKPRTVLSKSRSPSLDGNASDNEDIEDIRRNLAVPRAVKEGHVGVMAVGGGHHKRFVVPLNYLSRPEFLRLLDQAEEEFGLSQEGTLTLPCRPSEIERMLKGKC, from the coding sequence ATGAGCTGGATTAAGAAAGCCAGTATTCTCAAGTTGGCCTCAAGGAAGCCACGAACCGTTCTCTCCAAATCCAGAAGTCCATCCCTTGACGGGAACGCATCGGATAATGAAGATATTGAAGATATTCGCCGCAATTTGGCTGTCCCAAGAGCTGTGAAGGAGGGCCATGTTGGAGTAATGGCCGTTGGTGGCGGTCATCATAAGAGATTCGTTGTCCCGCTGAACTATCTCTCCCGTCCAGAATTCTTGAGGCTTTTAGATCAGGCTGAAGAGGAGTTTGGATTGAGTCAGGAAGGAACTCTCACTCTTCCTTGTCGACCCAGTGAGATTGAGagaatgctaaaaggaaaatgcTGA